A genomic segment from Spinacia oleracea cultivar Varoflay chromosome 3, BTI_SOV_V1, whole genome shotgun sequence encodes:
- the LOC130469833 gene encoding protein FAR-RED IMPAIRED RESPONSE 1-like, which translates to MENLIQSVIQSTQIIQVPVEPDIQDATMEEVLNNCIENNALAEKREEEESTNDIEAEEQQIISDSEVEEVLGFYQKHASAIGFSIRKGNMRFKVGTRIVLEKTFLCSTAGVTNNGKNKKKKWKQLFLLCPKRRENQGLSSTASFNYMEIEAGGEENLGQSKKDHLNYCTRLKMKQIEGGDAQAVTDIMYLEVEGDPNFFFRFILDEKGKLRSLFWRDSMMMEDYGIFGDIVVFDTTYRTNRYNLICAPIVGINNHWNNCMFGCAFIGDEKIESFVWLLQTFKKSMGGKSQISIFTDQDATMNNATSQVFPDARHILCVWHLHQNAITRFGALKRDPTFKKTFNYCLYKCVTDLREKWCPALSKDFFSAGILSSQRSESTNHVIGFRANRTTSLTDFYRLFKGTIQRWRSRKKQAEFSCSKSVASSALPLSGLLKHASEVYTLSLFRDFEEEFGYSIATTTKLIWIQGNTQFYVVSIDEEPWSAQRVTYIHESQTYIKKRWTKSAKSSVWNKLENENPEEVQYTPWRQTMARKYYNLILKIQSNEETRTLIEDGYAASVSLVDELLASLNLSNTEDASTTQTSATATPETGTSRA; encoded by the exons atggaAAACCTAATTCAAAGtgtgattcaatcaactcaaaTAATTCAAGTTCCGGTTGAACCTGATATTCAAGATGCAACAATGGAAGAAGTTCTCAACAATTGCATAGAAAACAATGCTTTGGCAGAGAAACGTGAAGAAGAAGAGTCAACTAACGACATCGAAGCTGAAGAACAACAaattatttctgattctgaag TGGAGGAAGTTCTAGGTTTCTACCAAAAACATGCTAGTGCAATTGGATTTTCCATAAGGAAAGGAAACATGAGATTCAAAGTTGGGACAAGAATCGTGCTTGAAAAGACATTTCTTTGTTCAACAGCAGGAGTAACAAACAAtggaaagaacaaaaagaaaaagtgGAAACAATTGTTCCTGTTGTGCCcaaaaagaagagaaaaccaAG GTCTGTCATCCACGGCTTCCTTTAACTACATGGAAATTGAAGCTGGAGGTGAAGAAAATTTAGGACAATCGAAGAAAGACCATCTAAATTACTGCACGAggttaaaaatgaagcaaatagAAGGAGGTGATGCACAAGCAGTAACTGACATAATGTATTTAGAGGTTGAAGGTGACCCAAACTTCTTTTTTAGATTTATATTGGATGAAAAAGGCAAATTGAGGAGTTTGTTTTGGAGGGACTCTATGATGATGGAAGACTATGGAATTTTTGGAGATATAGTGGTTTTTGACACAACCTATAGAACAAACAGGTATAACCTAATTTGTGCTCCAAtagttggaataaacaaccactgGAACAATTGCATGTTTGGTTGTGCATTCATAGGAGATGAAAAGATTGAGTCGTTTGTGTGGCTTCTacaaactttcaaaaagtcaatGGGGGGAAAAAGTCAAATATCAATCTTTACAGATCAGGATGCAACAATGAACAATGCCACCAGTCAG GTCTTTCCGGATGCAAGACACATATTATGTGTATGGCATTTGCATCAGAATGCTATTACAAGATTTGGGGCATTGAAACGAGATCCAACTTTTAAGAAGACATTCAACTATTGCTTGTATAAGTGTGTCACA GATTTGAGAGAAAAATGGTGCCCTGCCCTAAGCAAAGACTTCTTTTCAGCTGGGATTTTATCTTCACAACGAAGTGAAAGCACTAATCACGTCATCGGATTTAGAGCAAACAGAACAACAAGTTTAACTGATTTCTATAGATTGTTCAAAGGAACAATACAACGTTGGAGAAGTAGAAAAAAGCAAGCTGAATTCTCTTGTAGTAAATCAGTTGCATCCTCGGCTTTACCACTATCTGGATtgctaaaacatgcatcagaaGTTTACACGTTGTCACTATTCAGAGACTTTGAGGAGGAATTTGGATATTCGattgcaacaacaacaaaattaatTTGGATACAAG GTAATACTCAGTTTTATGTTGTGTCCATTGATGAAGAACCTTGGTCTGCACAGAGAGTAACATACATCCACGAGAGCCAGACA tacataaaaaagaggTGGACAAAATCTGCCAAGTCATCGGTTTGGAACAAATTAGAAAATGAAAATCCAGAAGAGGTCCAGTACACACCTTGGCGCCAAACCATGGCTAGGAAATACTACAACCTTATCTTGAAAATCCAGTCAAATGAGGAGACAAGAACCCTTATAGAGGATGGTTATGCCGCTAGTGTGTCTCTGGTTGATGAACTTCTAGCATCATTGAATCTTTCAAATACTGAAGATGCTTCAACCACACAAACAAGTGCAACAGCAACACCTGAAACAGGCACATCACGAGCATAA